TGCTTCATCTCCTTTTGATTTAGATATTAACTAATTACCGTCTCCATTTACTGCAGCAACCTCTGTGTTAGTATCGCTGCCACTGTCTACCTTTGGAGGACCAGAATGCCGCCTCGGCCTGGCGGGTGATGGTGGATAAGAAAGCCGTTTCTTGGTAGACGGGATTGGCCCTTTCTCAGGTGTTGTTCCATTTGCTTCTAGTCCCAACGGACTTTGCAACCTGGTCTTAAGCCTTGCAGACTGAGTTGGTACCATATAACTTGGAAGGGATGGAGAGCTTGCTAGGCTCTCATCATCCAGTACCGAGGAACCTCCAATGGTGTGTCTGCGGTTTCTTTCAGACAGCACACTCACTGTACTTCTCATATTATCTGGAGCAACCACACTGCTCCTAGGGCTCGGTGACTTCACTTTTCGGGTAGGCGTGGAAACTGGCTTAGGAGTAGAAGGGGATTGCAGACTCGAAGTTCGGCTTGGCTTTTGACTGGCCTTCAGGGATTGCTTATCCAAATTGAGTTGGTAACGAGCATAAGCTTTGCTGATGTCTCCTCCGAAGCTGCTGCGTCCACTCTTCACGGATGACTGATCATTGTTCTGTTCTTTTTCTGCCATGCCACGACCCTCCCATGGCCAAGCTGCCATCCAACGTTCCAACCAGCTCCAACCCCAGGACAGATTGTTCGGATCCATGAATAGTGGATTCATAGATCTTGAAGCATTCTTCCAGGTTTGCTGTCAGACACATTACTTTGTTAACTTTTCAAATACTTGAATGCCAAAAGGACTAGTTCTCTGGTAGTACTCCCACCTTAGAAAGTGTCATGTTTAAGCATTAGGATAAGCTACTAGCATGGAAAAGGGTTAACACAAGGTCACCTGATGAGTAAACGAATACGCCATGGCCTTTTCTCGTCTCATAGAGGCCTCATGCTTGCTCAATAAGCTTGCCTCAATTTGTTCCTTTGACTGCAGGCTATCATCCCAGTCTTCCCCCATCTattcaaacattcaaaaacattgCGAGAAGGAATCCTTACAAAACGCAAAGGGAACTTTTCTGATGAGAAACTAAGTAGTTATATACAAATACACTGTCCTTTAGGGAACTCAGGTTGACTGCAATGAcaaaattcagtccaaaatccCCAGTATGGTGTACATAATAGCTAAATCAATACTCTTATTTGTTTGTAATAGAAAGATGATTGTAATTCTAGGACATAGGTCTGAAAAAAAAACGATTTGCAGCAGTCTGACTTCCAGATCACATTTACTAACTTTGCCATTAATTCAAGCAAGTGAATCAATATCATATATCAGTGAAAATGGGCAATTTACCTGCAAGTTTACAATCTCTTTTGCATGTTTCTGCAAGAGTTGCCTTTGAAGAGCCTGATTTTCTTCTGTCATCCGGATTCTCCTCAAGCGAATCTTACATTGTACACGAGAAAGGGTTTGCATGCACCTAAGGGTACCGGCTGCTTGCCGTTTAACCATTGGTCCTTCCATCATTGATTTCAGTCTCACCAGTCCTCGTAAAGCATGCAATGCCCTTTTTGCCTGAAAAGGAAGAAACCATAATCAGTCGAACTCAAATCAAATTACATAAATTCCTTTCAATGCGAAAATACAATCAAGAGAGGTAGTTGGGGTGTGGGTTTCAAAAATGAAACTATCACCTAACTTGACCTGAGTCCCTTTAACAAAAGTCTCTTCAACAGTGTAATTGATAAGAATTCATACATTCCCCTTCTTGTATAAATAATCCACAATAAACTCAAGCCATTATCAAGAAAAAGTTTCATAAGGATGTTTTTGGAATGTATCATTGTATCCTAATAAGAAGTTGCAACACATACAAGGTAAACTCGGAAAGCGGTTTGAATTTTGATAGCTGCCACTTCTTCATTAGATTTTCCAGCAAACCGAGGACCTGTATTGGATTGACGACGAACGACATCCGCAACTGCCTCAGCTGGAGCGGCCAAAGccacagcagcagcagcagcaataGCAACTTCCACAGGGTAAGTTTGCTCGCTCGGTTCAGCCTCGGCTTCGATTAATTTCACCTTCTGTGGCTGGGGAGGAGGGGACAAGTTGAGAGTTTCTAAAGTGGCTGCATCAGAATCATTGGAACCCAAATCCACTTGCTTTCCCAAAACCTGTTCTTTGgatttctgaaaaaaaaacatagcaataaagaaaattaaaaacactcATTGAGGACTAATAAACTGTGGGTAATTTATAGCTGAATTGGACTTCTTTCAGACCTGGGTTTTCTTTTCCTTGGATTCTGGGGTGAAGGCTTTCTTTAGAGAAGACAACCATTTTCCTTTCTTCCCCATCTTATCTTATCCTCAATGTAATTCtttaaatggaaaaaagaaTAGCCTCTTCTGATTGCATCTGGAATAGGTTAAAAATGGTCAATGGTTTCTCACTGTAAAATAGTACTTTTTCTAGAAATGAAAATTCTCATTCTCCAATCAATATTCACAGAAGCAAAATTGCAAATAGCTAATAAATGGTAATAGCAGATCTACCATAAAGCATAAAggcaaaaatcaaatattaaacacTGCAAATTaggaaggaaaatgaaattgaagttaaaaagagaaaaatcccATGATTTCTCCGTTAAAATCTAAacaagtttttaaattaaaatgactaacAAATTGGGAAACAACCCAGATTTTGAAAGACAATTAGCAATATCATGCCACAGagaattcaaacaaaaaaagcaaaaaaaaattgcatcTTCGTATTGGGGTCcatgaaaaaagaagagagaaaccAAAAGTAGCAAAAACTACCTGAGATTATAATAATGCCCAGATCTCAAAGAACTCGAAGGGTCATCTTTCCAaagtacaaaaaagaaaaaaagaaaagaaagaagaagataaaaacTTGAAAGGGTCACAGTTTCTTTAGCTGCATAATATAGTATAGAGAGGAAGATAAAGAGAAATAGATCTTGAGAATAAAGGTTTTGGAGAATATGAAACAGCTGCTTTGGTAGTGTGGCCCCCTTCTTTGCCCAGTGTTTGATTGGTTGGAAAATAAAACCTACTCATCTACCTATCATTTCTTTTGCCCCCCAACTTTTGGTaactaaaatagttaaaaagaaaaacaatgtttttttctatctttttcaaGTTATAATAATGGCATGCCAGTTCAGTGTATCAGTGAAAACTGAAAACTCAACCTTAAAACTTCCAAGAGTGTTGgactgtaattttttttttttgtaacctTACCAAATCAATACAATGTGGCCGAATCTATTCATAgagtaaactattaaaatagttacttatgtttaaaatgttacgtcTTAATACTTaggttattattttgttacgaaatATTCACTGAGTTATTAACTTCTCTTAATGGTGCAATAATGGTCATTATTTCAATTGAATAACaatcattttaatcaaatcttaatttgaatataacctaaatttgaaattaaaactaGATATAACTAAccaatataaaaatcatattcttaatcaaatctaaacataaattgaattatttatatttaaaacattttttttcttttctacaatTTGACAGAATCGTGTagattattcatttatttttcttttattttctgacgaataaaattaagcaaacaataaattgatttaaaccTTCTTAGATATTCCCAAGTAAGCTTGATTAGAAGCCGAACATGGATGAACCGAAGAGAGAAAGGGAGCATGGAACCAAACTGATTTAGGTAAAGTTGAGGGTAAGTTTCGTATGGTGGTTGTTTTAGTCATTGGCAACGTAGTTTCGAGAGGGCGAGAATGTTATAGGAGAGGTAGATAAGGTGGCCTGTGGGGGTTGGTTTGGAGGTTGAAGGAATGGGCTCGGGAAGCTTTTTCGAGGGTGGACTGCCATAAGTCACAACTGGCGAGGTCTTCGAGTGAGACAAGCTGGCAAACTAGGTCATTGAGAAATTCAAATTGGTTCGTCAAGGTGGCAGTGGATGATGATTATCTGTAACAGTAATGTGAGAATGTGTGAggcaagttttattttggtttcaatTTTCGCCTTTTCTTGTTttagaaacataaaaaagttatattaaaagaaatggaaaacatagaaaaaaaaaatatgttaaaagaaatggagaaggggaaaaacagagggagaagcagaagagaattgaaaaaaaaagaaaaaaaaagaaagttaaaagaacataaaagaaaaaaattaaattgctcaaaacaaaaaaaatatagggaccaattgtataatttaacctaaaatttttatttgaaatgatgatttaacatgctacatcagcttaccgttacaccgttaacgatAATTAAcagctcaatgactaaaatgttacaaatcaataatgtaagtgactaaggGTGGGTTTAGATAGGCAGCACGTTTACctgtggttagtgtaaaaaacggtggcggtgagattaaatactgtaacgatactgtagcatgagacaaaaagtaagctaaatgcaccgcaccgcacccaatcgcccattcaaacccaccctaaaacgtaacatttcaaatataagtgattaaaata
The nucleotide sequence above comes from Gossypium raimondii isolate GPD5lz chromosome 13, ASM2569854v1, whole genome shotgun sequence. Encoded proteins:
- the LOC105767304 gene encoding protein IQ-DOMAIN 2, with product MGKKGKWLSSLKKAFTPESKEKKTQKSKEQVLGKQVDLGSNDSDAATLETLNLSPPPQPQKVKLIEAEAEPSEQTYPVEVAIAAAAAVALAAPAEAVADVVRRQSNTGPRFAGKSNEEVAAIKIQTAFRVYLAKRALHALRGLVRLKSMMEGPMVKRQAAGTLRCMQTLSRVQCKIRLRRIRMTEENQALQRQLLQKHAKEIVNLQMGEDWDDSLQSKEQIEASLLSKHEASMRREKAMAYSFTHQQTWKNASRSMNPLFMDPNNLSWGWSWLERWMAAWPWEGRGMAEKEQNNDQSSVKSGRSSFGGDISKAYARYQLNLDKQSLKASQKPSRTSSLQSPSTPKPVSTPTRKVKSPSPRSSVVAPDNMRSTVSVLSERNRRHTIGGSSVLDDESLASSPSLPSYMVPTQSARLKTRLQSPLGLEANGTTPEKGPIPSTKKRLSYPPSPARPRRHSGPPKVDSGSDTNTEVAAVNGDGN